One part of the Deinococcus budaensis genome encodes these proteins:
- a CDS encoding DMT family transporter: MSPHAVGLLLLVLVTALWGSTFAVVKELGELLAPPVLIAWRFLIATLALLPALLLTRGQAAAPAPTRPLWRDGLILGAWLIAGYGTQTIALQTTGANRAAFFTALSVVLVPLWLTLAQRRPLPLALWLALPLAVGGLALLSWEGGALVVGDAWALACAVTYAGFILALERTASRHGALRFTFAQLLAVTALAWLWALLAEPGKLWPPAAAWGPLLYLGVAATAVTTLLQTVGQRRVSAAEASLIYALEPVAAALFSFLLIGERIGLRGALGGLLVVVATLLGQRAGEQEGTPPHPEVPTPQAAESGQA; this comes from the coding sequence GTGTCTCCCCACGCCGTCGGCCTGCTGCTGCTCGTTCTGGTCACGGCCCTGTGGGGCAGCACCTTCGCGGTGGTCAAGGAACTCGGGGAACTGTTGGCGCCGCCCGTGCTGATCGCCTGGCGCTTTCTGATCGCCACGCTGGCCCTGCTGCCTGCGCTGCTGCTCACGCGGGGGCAGGCGGCGGCGCCCGCGCCCACCCGGCCCCTGTGGCGCGACGGCCTGATCCTGGGGGCGTGGCTGATCGCCGGATACGGCACCCAGACCATCGCGCTCCAGACGACCGGGGCCAACCGCGCCGCCTTTTTCACGGCGCTCAGCGTGGTGCTGGTGCCGCTGTGGCTCACCCTGGCCCAGCGCCGCCCGCTGCCGCTGGCCCTCTGGCTGGCGCTGCCGCTGGCGGTCGGCGGGCTGGCGCTGCTCTCCTGGGAGGGCGGGGCGCTGGTGGTCGGGGACGCCTGGGCGCTGGCCTGCGCCGTGACCTACGCGGGTTTCATCCTCGCGCTGGAACGCACCGCGAGTCGGCACGGGGCGCTGCGCTTCACCTTCGCGCAACTGCTGGCGGTCACGGCGCTCGCCTGGCTGTGGGCGCTGCTGGCCGAGCCGGGGAAGCTCTGGCCGCCCGCCGCCGCGTGGGGGCCGCTGCTGTACCTGGGCGTGGCCGCCACCGCCGTGACCACCCTGCTTCAGACGGTCGGGCAGCGCCGGGTGAGCGCCGCCGAGGCCAGCCTGATCTACGCGCTCGAACCGGTCGCCGCCGCGCTGTTCAGCTTCCTCCTCATCGGGGAGCGCATCGGCCTGCGCGGGGCGCTGGGCGGGCTGCTGGTGGTCGTCGCGACCCTGCTGGGCCAGCGCGCCGGCGAGCAGGAAGGCACCCCGCCCCACCCCGAGGTGCCGACCCCACAGGCGGCCGAAAGCGGCCAGGCCTGA
- a CDS encoding vWA domain-containing protein, whose protein sequence is MARITRYSKFEGELDQLDSSELMQMIQEALLGQGMNDPYDPDPNARPSMDDLFDAILEALADRGMIPEEQLLEAMQSDDVRETPLGQQIERLMDKLQQDGFIRKEFDEDPGQGGQGQSGESRFQLTDKSIDFLGYKSLRDLMGGLGRSSAGAHDTREYASGVEMTGELKNYEFGDTLNLDTTATLGNIMGKGFDQLEESDLVIRQAEYNSSAATIVLLDCSHSMILYGEDRFTPAKQVALALAHLIRTQYPGDTVKFVLFHDSAEEVPVAKLAQAQIGPYHTNTAGGLRLAQQLLKRENKDMKQIVMITDGKPSALTLPDGRIYKNAYGLDPYVLGATLREVANCRRSGIQVNTFMLARDPELVSFVRRVSEMTRGKAYFTTPQNIGQYVLMDFVTNKTKLVN, encoded by the coding sequence ATGGCGCGCATCACGCGGTACAGCAAATTCGAGGGCGAACTCGATCAGCTCGACTCCAGCGAGCTGATGCAGATGATTCAAGAAGCGCTGCTGGGCCAGGGGATGAACGATCCCTACGACCCCGACCCCAACGCGCGCCCCAGCATGGACGACCTCTTCGACGCGATTCTGGAGGCGCTGGCCGACCGGGGCATGATTCCCGAAGAGCAGCTGCTGGAAGCCATGCAGTCCGACGACGTGCGTGAGACGCCGCTGGGCCAGCAGATCGAGCGCCTGATGGACAAACTTCAGCAGGACGGCTTTATCCGCAAGGAATTCGACGAGGACCCGGGGCAGGGCGGTCAGGGCCAGAGCGGCGAGTCGCGCTTTCAGCTCACCGACAAGAGCATCGACTTTCTGGGCTACAAGAGCCTGCGCGACCTGATGGGTGGGCTGGGCCGCTCCAGCGCGGGCGCCCACGACACCCGCGAGTACGCTTCCGGCGTCGAGATGACGGGCGAACTCAAGAACTACGAGTTCGGGGATACGCTGAACCTCGACACGACCGCCACCCTCGGGAACATCATGGGCAAGGGCTTCGACCAGCTCGAGGAATCCGACCTCGTCATCCGGCAGGCGGAATACAACAGCTCGGCGGCGACCATCGTGCTGCTGGACTGCTCGCACTCCATGATCCTGTACGGCGAGGACCGCTTCACGCCCGCCAAGCAGGTGGCCCTGGCACTGGCGCACCTGATCCGCACCCAGTACCCCGGCGACACGGTCAAGTTCGTGCTGTTCCACGACTCGGCCGAGGAGGTGCCGGTCGCCAAGCTCGCGCAGGCGCAGATCGGGCCGTACCACACCAACACGGCGGGCGGCCTGCGGCTCGCGCAGCAACTGCTGAAGCGCGAGAACAAGGACATGAAGCAGATCGTGATGATCACCGACGGCAAGCCCTCGGCCCTCACACTGCCCGACGGCCGCATCTACAAGAACGCCTACGGCCTGGACCCCTACGTGCTGGGCGCTACCCTGCGCGAGGTCGCCAACTGCCGCCGCAGCGGCATTCAGGTCAACACCTTCATGCTGGCCCGCGACCCCGAACTTGTCAGCTTCGTGCGCCGCGTCTCCGAGATGACGCGCGGCAAGGCCTACTTCACGACGCCGCAGAACATCGGCCAGTACGTGCTGATGGACTTCGTGACGAACAAGACGAAGCTGGTGAACTAG
- a CDS encoding response regulator transcription factor, translating into MIRVLLVDDHALFRQGLRSLLESEGMRVIGEAANGREAIRYAADTHPDVILMDIQMPELDGVKATQSILEIDPGSRVIMITMYRQDRYVFEAVKAGARGYVLKDADAATLIDVIRRVAGGEVLLDADMAQNVLDDFRDKREELPNEKHADLNERETMILKLLAQGFSNQDIALRLDISEKTVRNRLSEIFTKLQLNNRTQAALYAIREGIANLD; encoded by the coding sequence ATGATCCGTGTGCTGCTCGTTGACGACCACGCGCTGTTCCGTCAGGGGCTGCGGAGCCTGCTGGAGTCCGAGGGAATGCGGGTGATCGGGGAAGCCGCCAACGGGCGCGAGGCGATCCGCTACGCCGCCGACACCCACCCCGACGTGATCCTGATGGACATCCAGATGCCCGAACTCGACGGCGTCAAGGCCACCCAGAGCATCCTGGAAATCGACCCCGGTTCCAGGGTCATCATGATCACCATGTACCGCCAGGACCGCTACGTCTTCGAGGCCGTCAAGGCCGGGGCGCGCGGCTACGTCCTCAAGGACGCCGACGCGGCCACCCTGATCGACGTGATTCGCCGGGTGGCGGGCGGCGAGGTCTTGCTCGACGCCGACATGGCCCAGAACGTCCTCGACGACTTCCGCGACAAGCGAGAAGAACTGCCCAACGAGAAGCACGCCGACCTGAACGAGCGCGAGACGATGATCCTCAAGCTGCTGGCCCAGGGCTTTTCCAACCAGGACATCGCCCTGCGGCTCGACATCTCGGAGAAGACGGTCCGCAACCGCCTCTCCGAGATCTTCACCAAGCTGCAACTCAACAACCGCACCCAGGCGGCCCTCTACGCGATCCGCGAGGGCATCGCCAACCTGGACTAG
- a CDS encoding DinB family protein — translation MPMNPAELHARTFLMHREALMDLYAQLPEEHGTFSAWEGGMSLIGQADHLAGSSTMLLGMIAGQAPARPAPGDGSASVAEVRGRLRQTTDQVAAALRALSPEDLARRVPAFGGREMPVAALIDSLIGHEAHHKGQIWVMARMVGMQPPMFVKMG, via the coding sequence ATGCCCATGAATCCCGCCGAGCTGCACGCCCGCACCTTCCTGATGCACCGGGAAGCGCTGATGGACCTCTACGCCCAGCTTCCCGAGGAGCACGGCACCTTTTCCGCCTGGGAGGGCGGCATGAGCCTGATCGGGCAGGCCGACCACCTGGCGGGCAGCAGCACCATGCTGCTGGGCATGATCGCCGGACAGGCCCCCGCGCGCCCGGCTCCCGGAGACGGCAGCGCCAGCGTGGCCGAGGTGCGCGGGCGCCTGCGCCAGACCACCGATCAGGTGGCCGCCGCCCTGCGCGCCCTGAGTCCCGAGGACCTCGCCCGCCGCGTTCCGGCCTTCGGGGGCCGCGAGATGCCCGTCGCCGCCCTGATCGATTCCCTGATCGGACACGAGGCCCACCACAAGGGCCAGATCTGGGTGATGGCGCGCATGGTGGGCATGCAGCCGCCGATGTTCGTGAAGATGGGGTAG
- the mscL gene encoding large conductance mechanosensitive channel protein MscL codes for MLKGFREFVLRGNVVDLAVGVVIGAAFTGVVTAFSNGFINPLIKAITGGGATVGGTFRVNGAVFDYGALLTALLNFLIVAAILYFLVVAPLNRLNERLKRGQKAPVAEPSHQEKLLAEIRDELRRRP; via the coding sequence ATGTTGAAAGGCTTCCGGGAGTTCGTGCTGCGTGGCAACGTCGTCGATCTCGCGGTCGGTGTGGTGATCGGGGCGGCGTTCACAGGCGTGGTGACCGCCTTTTCCAATGGCTTCATCAACCCGCTCATTAAGGCAATCACTGGGGGTGGAGCCACGGTCGGCGGAACGTTCCGCGTCAACGGGGCGGTGTTCGACTACGGCGCCCTTCTCACGGCGCTGCTGAACTTCCTGATCGTGGCGGCCATCCTGTATTTCCTGGTGGTCGCGCCGCTCAACCGCCTCAACGAACGCCTCAAGCGGGGGCAAAAGGCGCCAGTCGCGGAACCCAGCCACCAGGAAAAGCTGCTGGCCGAGATCCGCGACGAGCTGCGGCGGCGCCCCTGA